From the Armatimonadota bacterium genome, the window GGAGGTAGGCCCGCCGGTCCACGGACGGTTTTCCCCCGCTCCCGGCAGGTTAAACACGCCCGCGCCCGGCAGGTCGAGCACGCCGTCTGCCTCCTCCCGCCCCGGACCCGCCGCCATGGGGACCGGCCCGGGGCGATGAAGCAGTACCCGATCGAGCTCATCCTGATGCGCCAGCTGGCGGGCTACCTAGCCGTGCCAGTCTTCCTGGTGGACGCCGAGGGCACGCTCCTCTTCTACAACGAACCGGCCGAGGCACTGCTGGGCCGTCGCTTCGACGAAGCGGGCGAGATGCCGCTGGAACACTGGGCGACCGCGTTTCACCCTACCGACGAGCGTGGCCGGCCCCTCTCCCCCGCGGAGCTCCCGCTGGTCGTCGCCCTGCGAGAGCGCCGGCCTATGCAGCGGGCCTTTTGGATCGAAGGTCTCGACGGCGTCAGGCGGCGGCTGGAGGTCGTGGCCCTGCCGCTGGTGGGGCAGGGGGACCGCTTCCTCGGCGGGATGGCGGCGTTCTGGGAGTCGGGCCCGTGAGCCAGCCTGCCCCCGGCGGGAACGGGCGCCGGGCCGGGCACCGGGGCCTGCGCCCGGCAGCGGCAGCAGGGGCTGAGGCATGAGGGTCACGGTGTGGGGCACTCGCGGGTCGCTGCCCAGCGCCGGACCGGAGACGGTGCGGTACGGCGGCAACACCGCCTGCGTGGAGGTCCGGGGGCGCGCCGGCACGGTCCTCATCCTGGACGCCGGGACGGGACTGCGGCGGCTCGGCGCGGCGTTGCCCGGCGACCTGCCGCGCGTGGACATCCTGCTCACCCACCTGCACCTGGACCACCTGCAGGGGCTGGGGTTCTTCCCGCCGCTCTTCCGCGAGGGGACAGCGGTGCACATTTGGGGCCCGCCCTCCACGACCCAGGACCTGCGGACGCGGCTCGCCCGCTACCTCTCCCCGCCGCTCTTCCCCATGCCGCTGCGCGACGTGCCCGGGCAGCTCGTCCTGCACGACCTGCCGCTCGCGCCGTTCGCACTCGGCGAGTTCGAGGTCGACGCGGACCTCGTCTGCCATCCGGGGCCCACGGCGGGCCTGCGCATCGCCGAGGACGGGGCGGTGCTCGCCTACCTCCCCGACCACGAGCCGGCGCTGTGCGCGCGCCGCTTCCCCGACGAGCCCGCGTGGACCTCGGGGTACGCGGTGGCGGCGGGCGCCGACCTGCTCATCCACGACGCGCAGTACACGCCCGACGAGTACGCCCGGCACGTCGGGTGGGGGCACAGCGCCTTTCCGCACGCGCTGGCCTTCGCCCGCCTGGCCGGCGTGCGCCGGCTGATGACGTTCCACCACGACCCCGCGCACGCCGACGACCTACTCGACGCCCTGATGGCCACAGCGCCCCGCGACCTCCCCTTCGAGCTCCTCCCCGGGCGGGAAGGGACGACGGTGGAGGTGGGGCCGCGCGTCGGGGCGGACGGCCAGGGCGAGGCGCCGCGCCAGGCCTGAGGGGCGGCACAGCGGGACGGCGGGCGTTGCCAGCGCCAGGGTCAGAGCGGCCAGACGGGCCGCCCGCGAGGGCTGCAACCTGTGCAGCGCGCCCTGGGGAATGGCCGCGCCGAGCAGCCCGCGCGCCCGCGCAAGGGCCAGCCACACCGGGTCGACCGCGCCCCACCGGCGGGCCCGCTCCACCAGGACCGTCCAGTCCGGCGCTTCCAGCCGCACGGCCCGCTCGATGTCCTTCAGCCAGATGAGGCGCCATCCCCCGTGGAGGCCGGCGTGGAGGGCCAGGTGCAGGACGGCGTCGGTGACCTCCAGCACGGGACACGCCACCTCGCCTGATGTCACCCGTCGCCGCCGCGCCAGCACCCTCGCCACCGGGATGCGGTACCAGGCACGGGCCTGCGGGCGGTGCACCAGGTCCCAGTGCAGGTCGAGGATCGTGCCGCCCGGCAGTTGCCATGCCTCCTGCCCGGGCTCGTCCGCGGTGGCCATCGGCCGGGGTGGACGTCCTGCCGTCCGGGGAGCGGTCCCGTCCCCCCTGGTCGGGGGAGCGGGCCGGTGCGCTGCCGGTGACGGGGCGCGCTCCCGGAGCGGTCGTGCCCCGAGCCGGGCCAGGCGGTCACGGACGAGCGTACGCATCTCGGGGCCGATGAGGATGTCCAGGTCGCCGTAGAGGCGGAGGGGGAAGGGGGCCGCTTCGCTGTCCCGGTCCGGGACACCCGGGACGGTGGGGTGGGAGCAGGCGAACGCCAGCGCGCCGGAAGGCGCAGGGACCCGCAGGTGGTGGAGCCGTGCTGCCGCCGGACCCTGAGCACCACCCAGGGGACGCCCTCGGCGTCCAGCACGGCGGCGAGGCGGACCAGGTCGTCCCCGACGCGGCGCGTCAGGGTCCGGCCCTCCTCCAGGACAGGGACGAGCGCCGCGAGCGTACGCGGACCGGAGGCGAACCGCCCCAGCAGCGCGGCCAGGTAGCCGCCCACGCCGTGCAGCAGAGCGGCCTCGGACAGGGGAGCCAGGTGGTCGGCGCGGTCGAGGTCGTGCGCGCTCGGGCGGAGGCGCGGGTGTGGGGTGGCAGGCCCGCCCGCGTCAGGTGCCGGCCCTGAGGCGGGTGCAGCGCCGTCGAGGCGTGCCGGCGGGCCGCCCGGCGGGGCGCCGACAGCGGCGAGGAGCAGGCGGCCGGTGCGGGAGAGACGGAGCATGGACGGCGCAGGACGCAGCGGGCGCCGTGCACACACCCGCCGGCGCCGGGGTCAGTCCCCGCCGCCCCGCTGCTCGAGGGCGCGCACGATGTCAGTATCGCTCACGACCCCGATGACCGAACCCTCCTGCACGACCGGGAGCTGGCGGACCCCGGCGCGCCGCATCCGCCCCGCCGCCTCCCACAGGGAGAGCTCGGGGGAGAGCGCCTCCTCCCAGGTCTGGAAGGGTCCGGCCGGCGGGCGCATCACGTCGGCGACGATGTAGGCCGTCGGCCAGCGCGGCCGGCGGTGTCCCTGCCAGCGGCGCGCCTCCACCGCCGCCAGGATGTCGCTGTCGCTGACGATCCCCAGGATCTCGCCGGGGGCCTCGGGCCGGGCCACCGGGAAGCGCCGCACGCCCGCCTCGGCCATCCGGGCCGAGCACGCCTCGATGGTGGCTCCGGGCTCGATGGTGCGCACCGGGGCAGACATCACCGCACCGACGCGCACGTGGGCGGTGTCCCGCTCCGCGGCCACCAGTTTGAGGACGATGTCCCGCTTGGTGAGGATCCCCTGCGCCGCCGGGCCATCTTCCGTCACCAGCAGGCTGCTCACGCCGGCGGCCACCATCTTGCGCACCGCCTCGGCCACGGTGGCGTCAGGACCGATGGTCAGCACGGGACTCGACATGACGTCGGCGACGGTGCGGACCGTCCCGGTGCGGGAGACCCGCTCCTCCGCCCGCGCCTTGCGCACGCGGCGGACGTGCTCCCACTCCTGCTGCGGGGCCAGCGCGGTGAAGAGGTCGGTGTCGCTGACGAGCCCCACGATCTCGCCGCCCTCCACGACGGGGAGGCGGCGGACGCCCACCTGGCCCATCACCCCCGCCGCCTGGGCCACCGTCCAGGCCGGGCGGGCGGTGACGAGCCGCCAGGTCATGATCTCGTGCAGGTGCACCTGGGTCGGGTCGAGGTCGTCGCGCACCACCTTGGTGAGGATGTCGCGCGCGGTGACGATGCCGTACTCGCTGAGGCCGGGGAGCGGGGGGACGAGGACGCTGCTGATGCCCCGGGCCTTCATCGCCTCGAGGGCGTCGGCGACGGTGGCGTCGGCGGGAACCATGACGGGACGACGGGTCATCACGTCGGCGACGGTGAGCATGGGGGTCCTCCCGGACACGGCGGTAACCGGCATTGTCATTCTACCCCGCTCTAGGAGTGGCGCCCTGCGGGTGGAGGAGAGGCAGGGCGGCCGGGGGTGGCGGACGGGGCGGGGCGGTGAGCAGGAGGAGAAGGGGAGCCGGCTTTGGAAGGAAGTAAAGCAGAACGTTGTTCCATATCATGGAACACACCACTCCTCCTGGGCAGGGGCGCAGGCGGGTCCAGGCGGTTGAACGGCACTGGACCTCCTCCTGGCGTTCGTCGAGGACGGTCCGGAGCTGGGGATCACCGACCTCAGCCGGCGCCTCGCGTTGCCCAAGGCGACCGTCCACCGTCTTGTCGAGGCGCTGGTCGCCCGCGACCTGCTGCGCCGCGACCCGCACACCGCGCGCTATGGCCTGGGCCTGATGGCATTTCGCCTCGGCAGCGCCTTCCTGCGCGCGCTGGACGTCCGCCAGGCCGCACTGCCTGTCATGCAAGCCCTGGCACGCCAGACCGGGGAGACGGTCAACCTGAACATCGTGCAGAGTGGACACCGGGTCTGCATCGAGAAGGTGGAAAGCGTCCAGGACGTCCGCCACTTCGTCGAGTTGGGTCGGCCGCTGCCGCTCTTCGCCGGGGCCTCGGGGAAGGTCTTGCTGGCGCACCTCGATCCGCCGGCGGTGGAGGCGGTGCTCCGGCAGCAGGTGCGGCCGCTGACGGCGCGCACGGTGACCGACCGGGGGCGGATCCGGGAGGAGCTGGCCCGCATCCGCCAGCGCGGGTACGCCGTCAGTGCCGGTGAGCGGGTCGACGGTGCCTCCGCCGTGAGCGCCCCCGTCCGCAACGCCCAGGGCGAGGTGGTGGCGGGGCTAACCGTCTCGGGCCCGAGCTACCGGTTCACCCCCGGGCGTGTGCGAACGCTGATCCCCATGGTCCTCGAGGCCGCCGCCGCGATCTCGAGGAGCGTGGGCTACCTGCCCGGTCCGGCCGATCGCTCGACGGCGACGGAGGTCGGACAGGCCCCCCGGAGGCTTTCCAGGCGCGGGCGTGTCCCCACGCCGCGACGGGCGGGAGGCCGGCGGACGGTGAGAGAGGCGGCACCGCAATGACGGTGACCGAACGGATCATCGCCCGGGCCGCCGGGCGCCCAACCGTGGCGCCCGGGGACGAGGTATGGGCAACGGTCGACCTGGCGGTGATGCATGACTCGTCGGGCCCGCGCCGCATCGCCCCGATCCTCGAGCGTCTGGGCGGCCGGCTGTGGGACCCCCAGCGCGTCGTCCTGGCCATCGACCACTTCACCCCGGCGGCGACGCTCACCCACGCGGAGATCGTGGGGTTCACGCGCGCGTGGGCCCGCGCCCGGGCGCTGCCCTACTTCTTCGACGCGGAGGGGGTCATGCACAACCTCTTGCTCGAAGAGGGCCTGGCCCGGCCCGGGATGCTCATCGTGGGTGCCGACTCGCACACCTGCACCGCGGGGGCCGTGGGCGCCGTGGCGGTCGGCGTTGGAGCCACGGAACTGGCCACCGTGCTGGTGACCGGGGAGGTGTGGTTGCGCGTCCCCCCCACGGTGCTCATCCGCTTCGACGGGGCGGTGCCTCCCTACCTGACCGCGCGCGACCTGGCCATGGCCGTCCTGCGGTCGCTGCGGGCGGACTTTGCCATCTACCGGGCGGTGGAGTACGTGGGGGAGGCCGTCGCGGGGCTGGGGGTGGACGAGCGCGCGGTGCTCACGAACCAGGCCATCGAGATGGGGGCGAAGAACGGGATCATCGCCCCACCACCCGATGCCGGAGCCGGGGCCGACGGGACCACTCCCGGCGCCGTGGACCTCAGCCCCTCGCCTCCGGAGGCGTGCGAAGCGGTTCACGTCTTCCCCGTGGCTGACCTGCCTCCGCTGGTGGCCGTCCCGCCTGCCGTCGACCAGGTGCACCCGGTCGCGGCGCTGGAAGGGACCAGGCTCGACCGCGCCTACATCGGCTCCTGTGCGGGGGGCAAAGCGGAGGATTTGCGCCTGGCGGCGCGCGTGCTCCGGGGGCGGCGGTCGCGCCTGCCCCTCGTCGTGACGCCCGCCACCCAGCGCGTGGTGCGGGCCTGCCTGGCCGATGGGACGCTGCAGGCGCTGGTCGATGCCGGCGCGGTCGTGCAGGCACCGGGGTGCGGAGCCTGTGCCGGCCTGCACTCGGGACTCCTCGGGCCGGGGGAACGATGCGTCGCGACCGTCACGCGCAACACGCCGGGCCGTATGGGGCACCGGACGGCCGAGATCTACCTCGCCTCGCCCCTCACGGTGGCCGCCTCGGCGCTGACCGGCCGGCTCACCGACCCGCGGGAGGTGCTGTAGTGGACGTGCTGGAGGGGACCGCCTGGGTCTTCGGCGACCACGTGACGACAGACGACATCTACCCCGGCCGGTATCTCGAACGGCCCCTCGACGAGGCCGGGCGCTACGCCATGAGCGGACTGGACGAGCACTTCGCCGCGCGGGTGCGCCGCGGCGACTTCGTGGTGGCCGGGGTGAACTTCGGGGCGGGGAGCAGTCGGGAGGCGGCCGTGGTGGCCCTCCGGGAGGCGGGCGTGTCCGCGGTGATCGCCCGGTCCTTCGGCCGGATCTTCTTCCGAAACGCCATCAACAACGGCCTGCCGGCGGTCATCGTCCCCGATACCTCGGGGATCCAGGCGGGTGACCGCCTGCGGGTCGACCTCAACGCCCGTCAGGTCACGGTCCTGCGCACCGGGGTGACGCTTCCCATCGTGAACCTCACGGGGATCTCGCTGGCCATCCTGCGCGCCGGAGGCATTGTCCCGTTCACTGAGGCCCGCCTGGCCGGGAGGCGACGGGCATGACACCGGCCGCGGGACTCCGGGCCCGCCTGGCGACCGGGCCGATCCTGGTGGCGCCGGGCGCCCCGGACGCGCTTACGGCCCGCATCGTCGAGCGGACGGGGTTCGAGGCGGTCTACTTCACGGGGGCGGGCTTCGCCTACACCCACCTCGGGGCGCCCGACCTGGGCCTCGTCACTCTGACCGAGACCGCCTGGCGGGTCGGCACGATCGTCGAGGCCACCGCCCTTCCGGTCATTGTCGACGCCGACGACGGGTATGGGGGGCCGTTCAACGTCAGGCGGACGGTGCGATTGTTGGAGGCGGCCGGCGCGGCAGCGGTGCAGCTGGAGGACCAGGTGGCGCCCAAGCGATGCGGGCACCTGGCCGGCCAGCGGGTCGTGCCCCCGGACGTCATGGTCGGCAAGCTCAAGGCGGCGGTGGATGCACGGCGGGACCCGGCCCTGGTCGTGATCGCCCGGACGGACGCGCGCGCCGTGGAGGGGCTGGACGCTGCCCTGGAGCGGGCGCACCGCTACCGGGAGGCCGGGGCCGACCTGCTCTTCGTGGAGGCCCCGCGCACCCGGGAGGAGCTGGCGCGCATCGCCCGCGAGCTGCCGCCCCCGGTGATGGCCAACATGGTCGAGGGAGGCCGGACGCCCCTCCTGTCGGCCCCGGAGCTGGACGCCCTCG encodes:
- a CDS encoding MBL fold metallo-hydrolase: MRVTVWGTRGSLPSAGPETVRYGGNTACVEVRGRAGTVLILDAGTGLRRLGAALPGDLPRVDILLTHLHLDHLQGLGFFPPLFREGTAVHIWGPPSTTQDLRTRLARYLSPPLFPMPLRDVPGQLVLHDLPLAPFALGEFEVDADLVCHPGPTAGLRIAEDGAVLAYLPDHEPALCARRFPDEPAWTSGYAVAAGADLLIHDAQYTPDEYARHVGWGHSAFPHALAFARLAGVRRLMTFHHDPAHADDLLDALMATAPRDLPFELLPGREGTTVEVGPRVGADGQGEAPRQA
- a CDS encoding CBS domain-containing protein, whose amino-acid sequence is MLTVADVMTRRPVMVPADATVADALEAMKARGISSVLVPPLPGLSEYGIVTARDILTKVVRDDLDPTQVHLHEIMTWRLVTARPAWTVAQAAGVMGQVGVRRLPVVEGGEIVGLVSDTDLFTALAPQQEWEHVRRVRKARAEERVSRTGTVRTVADVMSSPVLTIGPDATVAEAVRKMVAAGVSSLLVTEDGPAAQGILTKRDIVLKLVAAERDTAHVRVGAVMSAPVRTIEPGATIEACSARMAEAGVRRFPVARPEAPGEILGIVSDSDILAAVEARRWQGHRRPRWPTAYIVADVMRPPAGPFQTWEEALSPELSLWEAAGRMRRAGVRQLPVVQEGSVIGVVSDTDIVRALEQRGGGD
- a CDS encoding IclR family transcriptional regulator is translated as MDLLLAFVEDGPELGITDLSRRLALPKATVHRLVEALVARDLLRRDPHTARYGLGLMAFRLGSAFLRALDVRQAALPVMQALARQTGETVNLNIVQSGHRVCIEKVESVQDVRHFVELGRPLPLFAGASGKVLLAHLDPPAVEAVLRQQVRPLTARTVTDRGRIREELARIRQRGYAVSAGERVDGASAVSAPVRNAQGEVVAGLTVSGPSYRFTPGRVRTLIPMVLEAAAAISRSVGYLPGPADRSTATEVGQAPRRLSRRGRVPTPRRAGGRRTVREAAPQ
- a CDS encoding aconitase/3-isopropylmalate dehydratase large subunit family protein, which encodes MTVTERIIARAAGRPTVAPGDEVWATVDLAVMHDSSGPRRIAPILERLGGRLWDPQRVVLAIDHFTPAATLTHAEIVGFTRAWARARALPYFFDAEGVMHNLLLEEGLARPGMLIVGADSHTCTAGAVGAVAVGVGATELATVLVTGEVWLRVPPTVLIRFDGAVPPYLTARDLAMAVLRSLRADFAIYRAVEYVGEAVAGLGVDERAVLTNQAIEMGAKNGIIAPPPDAGAGADGTTPGAVDLSPSPPEACEAVHVFPVADLPPLVAVPPAVDQVHPVAALEGTRLDRAYIGSCAGGKAEDLRLAARVLRGRRSRLPLVVTPATQRVVRACLADGTLQALVDAGAVVQAPGCGACAGLHSGLLGPGERCVATVTRNTPGRMGHRTAEIYLASPLTVAASALTGRLTDPREVL
- a CDS encoding 3-isopropylmalate dehydratase; this encodes MDVLEGTAWVFGDHVTTDDIYPGRYLERPLDEAGRYAMSGLDEHFAARVRRGDFVVAGVNFGAGSSREAAVVALREAGVSAVIARSFGRIFFRNAINNGLPAVIVPDTSGIQAGDRLRVDLNARQVTVLRTGVTLPIVNLTGISLAILRAGGIVPFTEARLAGRRRA
- a CDS encoding oxaloacetate decarboxylase, with the translated sequence MTPAAGLRARLATGPILVAPGAPDALTARIVERTGFEAVYFTGAGFAYTHLGAPDLGLVTLTETAWRVGTIVEATALPVIVDADDGYGGPFNVRRTVRLLEAAGAAAVQLEDQVAPKRCGHLAGQRVVPPDVMVGKLKAAVDARRDPALVVIARTDARAVEGLDAALERAHRYREAGADLLFVEAPRTREELARIARELPPPVMANMVEGGRTPLLSAPELDALGFRLVIFPGAAVRAAALVVTRLMERLRQDGSTAAMVDAMLSFDQLNALLDLPHFQEQERRYVLEEA